In Fusarium oxysporum f. sp. lycopersici 4287 chromosome 4, whole genome shotgun sequence, a genomic segment contains:
- a CDS encoding 5'-nucleotidase produces MKSSITLGALALVGLVSAEDVLYSKRMNKRFVDDDGHYNMSFFHVNDVHAHLDEFAKSGTDCVDPKKGCFGGYARIKHTVDGLRKDHPDNLWLNAGDEFQGTLFYSFYGPSKIAENLNTLKFDAMTLGNHEWDGGDEELGEFLQNLTFPVVSCNVKSEYEGLNKTIKNYQIFKEHDLAVIGVTTDTTPGISSVGNKTTFLDPITEVQKSIWEIRNKTDINRIVALTHIGYDVDKELAAKTEGLSLIIGGHSHTLLGDMEKAEGDYPTIVKDINGDEVFIVTAYRWGEYLGSIDLTFDKDGKALEYHGAPIHLTNQTEMDKALNKTIKGWRGPFEKFAAEVVGNTKAELDQSTCQEGDCLLGQVMADAMLEYRLNQSRNDDDKPAFAFINAGGVRATIDEGNITRGEVLTSFPFGNAIVELTFTGAELKEVFEGAVTGVNQKNKKEITSWFQVSKGLKIEYNPDNKNGSKLVNATLNGEAFEDKTKYRVVTLDFLAGGGDNFFSIDAKNLATLDSQDEVLIGYLDAHNPLDPKLEERVVETNATSSEDAEQGEAKGKGGSAGGDGNAASGVHASILSAVFGVAMVLFMM; encoded by the exons ATGAAGTCGTCAATTACTCTGGGTGCCCTCGCTTTGGTGGGCTTGGTATCTGCTGAGGATGTCCTGTACAGCAAGCGAATGAATAAGCGAttcgtcgatgatgatggacaCTATAACATGT CGTTCTTCCACGTCAACGACGTTCACGCCCATCTCGACGAATTCGCAAAGTCGGGCACTGACTGCGTGGATCCCAAGAAGGGCTGCTTTGGTGGTTACGCGCGCATAAAGCACACAGTCGATGGGCTTCGAAAAGATCACCCTGATAACCTCTGGCTCAACGCAGGCGATGAGTTCCAAGGCACGCTGTTCTACTCGTTCTACGGACCGTCCAAGATTGCTGAGAACCTCAATACCCTGAAGTTCGATGCCATGACGCTTGGTAACCATGAGTGGGATGGCGGTGATGAGGAGCTCGGCGAGTTTCTCCAGAACCTGACGTTCCCCGTCGTCTCATGCAATGTAAAGAGTGAATATGAGGGACTGAACAAGACGATCAAGAATTACCAGATCTTCAAGGAGCATGATCTGGCCGTTATCGGTGTCACCACTGACACCACGCCTGGAATCTCGAGTGTCGGAAACAAGACTACCTTCCTTGACCCCATCACTGAAGTGCAAAAGTCTATCTGGGAGATTCGAAACAAGACTGACATCAACCGCATTGTCGCTCTCACCCACATTGGCTACGATGTCGACAAGGAGCTTGCTGCAAAGACCGAGGGTCTGtccctcatcatcggcggtCACAGCCACACTCTTCTCGGGGACATGGAAAAGGCAGAGGGCGATTATCCCACGATAGTCAAGGACATCAACGGAGACGAAGTCTTTATTGTCACTGCCTACCGATGGGGTGAATATCTCGGCTCCATCGATCTGACCTTTGACAAGGACGGCAAAGCCCTCGAGTACCACGGCGCTCCTATCCATCTCACCAACCAGACCGAGATGGATAAGGCTCTCAACAAGACTATTAAAGGGTGGCGCGGTCCTTTTGAGAAGTTCGCTGCTGAGGTGGTCGGAAACACAAAGGCTGAACTTGATCAGTCAACGTGTCAAGAGGGAGATTGTCTTCTCGGCCAAGTCATGGCTGACGCAATGCTCGAATACCGTCTTAACCAGAGCCgcaacgacgacgacaagccCGCTTttgccttcatcaacgccgGTGGAGTTCGCGCCACCATCGACGAGGGAAACATTACTCGCGGTGAAGTTCTCACTTCGTTCCCCTTCGGCAACGCAATCGTGGAGCTCACTTTCACTGGcgctgagctcaaggaagTCTTCGAGGGTGCAGTAACCGGCGTTaaccaaaagaacaagaaggaaatCACATCATGGTTCCAGGTTTCCAAGGGCCTCAAGATCGAGTATAACCCCGACAACAAGAACGGCTCCAAGCTCGTCAACGCAACCCTCAACGGTGAAGCTTTCGAGGATAAGACAAAGTATCGCGTCGTCACGCTTGATTTCCTTGCTGGAGGGGGTGATaacttcttcagcatcgaTGCTAAGAACCTGGCTACTCTTGATTCGCAGGATGAGGTTCTGATTGGGTACCTTGATGCGCATAACCCTCTTGACCCCAAGCTGGAGGAGCGTGTTGTTGAGACGAATGCGACGAGCAGTGAGGATGCTGAGCAGGGTGAGGCGAAGGGTAAGGGCGGAAGCGCAGGAGGAGATGGTAATGCGGCTAGTGGTGTTCACGCCTCGATCTTGAGTGCTGTGTTCGGTGTCGCGATGGTTCTGTTCATGATGTAA
- a CDS encoding acetyltransferase → MADTKTDGPPETVIPSPELLAGLAEKSLAEKQKPKQKEEHPSGKESYGTLMQIVRGSLFALYFNTCCMIIFLTQLVGAPLYFVNRDWYYAYMAMTKQSFCLTTTSMTQIWGPTTIRISGDESVAGQIKLRPDGGVQFEFPERLVMIANHQIYTDWLYLWWIAYANSPSMHGHIYIILKESLKHIPLIGWGMRFYGFIFMSRKMASDQPRLAYRLNKLKQRKVDPNGKSYMDPMWLLLFPEGTNLSNNGRRKSAGWAAKNDLKDPDHVMLPRSTGMFFCLNELKGSIDYVYDCTVAYEGIPRGGFGEEYFGLVSTYFQGRAPKSVNFHWRRFKVSDMPLHDQKAFELWLREEWYKKDALMEEYLTTGRFPRMAGSKIDYIETEVKTRKPWEILQIFAVVGTAALIWHNIKKSFSTVSSAFR, encoded by the exons ATGGCTGACACCAAAACCGATGGCCCACCGGAGACGGTGATCCCTTCGCCGGAGCTACTTGCTGGTCTCGCAGAGAAGTCTTTAGCAGAGAAGCAGAAGCCCAAACAAAAAGAGGAGCATCCTTCGGGGAAAGAAAGCTATGGAACTCTGATGCAGATTGTGCGCGGCTCCTTGTTCGCCCTATACTTCAACACATGTTGCATGAT CATTTTCCTTACCCAGCTTGTCGGCGCTCCCTTGTACTTCGTCAATCGTGACTGGTACTACGCTTACATGGCTATGACGAAACAATCTTTTTGTCTTACGACAACTTCCATGACCCAAATCTGGGGCCCGACTACCATCCGAATCAGCGGTGACGAGTCGGTCGCTGGTCAGATCAAGTTGCGACCCGATGGGGGAGTTCAGTTCGAGTTCCCTGAGCGTTTGGTGATGATTGCCAACCATCAA ATCTATACTGACTGGCTGTATCTGTGGTGGATTGCTTACGCTAATTCCCCTAGCATGCATGGGCATATCTACATCATTCTCAAGGAGTCTCTCAAGCATATCCCTCTCATTGGTTGGGGAATGCGCTTCTACGGATTCATCTTCATGTCACGAAAGATGGCCTCGGATCAGCCCCGCCTGGCCTACCGtctcaacaaactcaagCAACGCAAGGTTGATCCTAATGGAAAGTCGTATATGGACCCCATGTGGCTGCTCTTGTTCCCCGAAGGCACGAATCTTTCCAATAATGGGCGTAGAAAGTCGGCTGGCTGGGCTGCCAAAAACGACCTCAAGGATCCAGACCATGTCATGCTTCCACGAAGTACTGGTATGTTCTTTTGTCTGAACGAGCTCAAGGGAAGCATCGACTACGTCTACGACTGCACGGTTGCATATGAGGGAATTCC CCGAGGTGGATTCGGTGAGGAGTATTTTGGTTTGGTGAGCACCTATTTTCAAGGTCGCGCCCCTAAGTCGGTCAATTTCCACTGGCGCCGCTTCAAAGTCAGCGATATGCCCCTTCACGACCAGAAGGCCTTTGAGCTCTGGTTGCGTGAGGAGTGGTATAAGAAGGATGCACTCATGGAAGAGTACCTGACAACCGGTCGCTTCCCTCGTATGGCTGGTAGCAAGATCGACTACATCGAGACCGAGGTCAAGACTCGAAAGCCTTGGGAGATTCTTCAGATCTTTGCGGTTGTTGGTACCGCTGCGTTAATCTGGCATAACATCAAGAAGTCCTTCTCGACTGTGTCATCCGCGTTTCGTTGA
- a CDS encoding NAD+ kinase, translated as MPCRIPGTMSRRSLLRGLTLLRPNSNQLPTYRFLTRPSSFTLAPQQTCRLLSTTSTHQTSEIRSIAELPNRISPRYLQSTKPGSSLLSLNWPKPPRNLLIIHKLYSDAVVEAVVKFSNYLHNEYPEVNLVFEPRIAQSLKDRLDFPIYASDSRSNMADKIDIIATFGGDGTVLRAASLYKLHGSVPPILSFNMGTLGFLGEWDFREYKKAWRETFMSGSDVATREANYPRGDWDKTSPVSYTAWERHKGKSMGAQRASKVLLRHRIKADVFDPSGNNINHWLSDTLSSEAKTGAKALAVPHEPSPSLRAINEISVHRGSHPHLAIIDIYQNGHFLTETTADGILISTPTGSTAYSLSAGGPIVHPLVKSLLITPISPCSLSFRSLVLPLDTKVTLRMSRKNRGRELDLSIDGKRCAGVSPGTEIRVEGEFVGRAGPGEEWHGGVPCMIRTEDDDPWVGGLTGLLKFNHPFGREPGGDEYAD; from the coding sequence ATGCCATGCCGAATTCCTGGCACCATGTCTAGAAGGTCCCTCTTACGAGGCCTGACCCTCTTGAGGCCCAATAGTAATCAACTACCAACATATCGCTTTCTGACTCGGCCATCATCATTCACTCTGGCACCACAACAAACATGCCGTCTTCTATCGACAACCTCGACTCATCAAACATCCGAGATTCGCAGCATCGCAGAACTTCCGAATAGAATAAGCCCACGCTATCTCCAAAGCACAAAGCCCGGGTCGTCGCTATTATCGCTGAACTGGCCCAAACCTCCTCGTAATCTCCTTATCATCCACAAGCTATACTCAGATGCCGTTGTCGAGGCTGTTGTCAAATTCTCGAACTACCTCCATAATGAATATCCAGAAGTCAACCTCGTGTTTGAGCCACGCATCGCCCAATCGCTAAAAGATCGTCTCGATTTTCCCATTTATGCTTCGGACTCTCGATCCAATATGGCAGACAAAATTGACATCATTGCAACTTTCGGAGGAGACGGTACTGTCCTACGAGCTGCAAGTCTCTACAAGCTCCATGGTTCTGTTCCTCCGATTCTATCGTTCAACATGGGAACACTAGGCTTCCTTGGCGAATGGGATTTCAGAGAGTACAAAAAAGCTTGGAGGGAGACGTTTATGAGTGGCAGTGACGTTGCTACCCGTGAGGCCAACTACCCCCGAGGTGATTGGGACAAGACAAGTCCAGTGTCATACACAGCATGGGAAAGGCATAAAGGCAAAAGCATGGGAGCACAACGAGCATCGAAGGTGTTGCTCCGTCATCgcatcaaggctgatgtgTTTGACCCGTCTGGTAACAACATCAATCATTGGTTGTCAGATACTTTGTCAAGCGAGGCGAAGACGGGGGCTAAGGCTCTAGCGGTGCCTCACGAGCCATCACCATCGCTGAGAGCTATCAACGAGATCTCGGTGCATCGGGGTTCTCATCCCCACCTAGCTATCATTGATATCTACCAGAATGGTCACTTTCTTACAGAGACCACTGCTGATGGTATCTTGATCAGCACCCCCACAGGCTCAACGGCATACAGTCTAAGTGCAGGGGGACCAATTGTCCATCCGCTTGTCAAATCTCTCCTCATTACACCCATCAGTCCTTGCAGTCTAAGTTTCCGATCCCTGGTGCTCCCGCTAGACACCAAAGTCACCTTACGAATGAGTCGCAAGAATCGCGGCCGTGAGCTTGACCTCAGCATTGATGGCAAGAGGTGTGCGGGAGTATCGCCAGGGACGGAGATTCGGGTAGAAGGCGAATTTGTTGGACGAGCCGGTCCAGGAGAGGAGTGGCATGGCGGTGTACCATGTATGATCAGgactgaggatgatgatcctTGGGTGGGTGGCTTGACTGGCCTACTCAAGTTCAATCATCCTTTTGGACGAGAACCTGGTGGGGATGAGTATGCCGATTAG
- a CDS encoding lysophospholipase — protein MAISSGFALLLAASAALNPVAAAPSIDDAFVAISNSDFSPRSVSKRGTPQAPDGYVPSKVDCPSTRPTIRNGSSISSMERDWIPKRRNETISPIRTLLKRLAIPGFDSEAYLKDAETDPTALPNIGIAISGGGYRAMLCGAGALAAWDIRSDGSDKDGNLGGLLQSATYLSGLSGGGWLVGSLMMNNFTSVQESVNYPGIWQLENSILEGPENYSLLQYYNTIFDAVSEKKDAGYERSLTDYWGRMLSYQLINVTDGGPSYTWSSIADDPDFSEGKAPMPIIIADGRAPNETIISLNATNFEFTPWELGSYDPVLQGFVPLKYVGSEFDNGKLPKDKSCIAGFDNAGFVMGTSSSLFNQIVLYLNEDDNNYVPDGVPDIAVEAVTSVLKAIGSDNNDIADWTPNPFKGWNDENNLSAESERLTLVDGGEDLQNIPYYPHIRKDREVDVVFSFDSSADTDYGWPNGASPIATYERSLTNISEGSSFPSVPGKNTFLNLGLNTRPTFFGCNATNMTDPSPLIVYIPNYPYVYSSNISTFQMSINTSELSAIIENGYAVATMLNGTRDKDWPVCVGCAMLSRSFDRTNTTVPDKCQECFTNYCWNGTLDEREPSEYNPTFIGEQIEVESSASKASSAFIAIAAIAGFMLAI, from the exons ATGGCCATTTCTTCGGGCTTCGCCCTTTTGCTGGCTGCCAGCGCCGCACTGAATCCCGTCGCTGCTGCACCTTCGA TCGACGACGCTTTTGTCGCCATCTCCAATTCAGATTTCTCTCCCCGATCAGTATCAAAACGAGGCACGCCTCAAGCCCCAGATGGCTACGTCCCCTCCAAAGTCGACTGTCCGAGTACACGACCGACGATTCGAAATGGCTCTTCCATCTCGAGCATGGAGCGCGATTGGATCCCGAAGCGTCGCAACGAAACCATCTCCCCTATCCGAACCCTCTTGAAGCGTCTAGCGATTCCCGGTTTCGACAGCGAGGCGTACCTCAAGGATGCTGAGACAGATCCTACTGCCCTTCCTAATATTGGTATTGCTATCTCTGGAGGTGGCTACCGTGCTATGCTTTGCGGTGCTGGTGCGCTGGCAGCTTGGGATATTCGTTCCGATGGAAGCGACAAGGATGGAAATCTTGGTGGTCTTCTACAAAGTGCGACATATCTTTCAGGTCTTTCCGGTGGTGGATGGCTTGTGGGCagtttgatgatgaacaaCTTTACTTCTGTCCAGGAAAGCGTGAACTATCCCGGAATTTGGCAGTTGGAGAATTCGATCCTCGAGGGCCCTGAGAATTActctcttctccagtacTACAATACGATTTTCGACGCCGTCTCCGAAAAGAAGGATGCTGGTTATGAACGATCTCTGACTGATTACTGGGGTCGTATGCTGTCGTACCAACTTATTAATGTAACAGATGGTGGTCCCTCATATACATGGTCTTCAATCGCCGACGATCCTGACTTCTCCGAGGGCAAGGCCCCTATGCCCATCATCATTGCGGATGGTCGTGCGCCAAACGAGACTATTATCAGTCTCAACGCGACCAATTTCGAGTTCACCCCCTGGGAGCTTGGTTCCTACGACCCCGTTCTTCAGGGCTTCGTTCCTCTCAAGTATGTCGGTTCAGAGTTCGATAACGGCAAGCTACCAAAGGACAAGTCCTGCATTGCTGGTTTCGACAACGCCGGCTTCGTCATGGGAACTTCTAGCAGTCTCTTCAACCAGATCGTTCTGTATCTTAACGAAGACGACAACAACTACGTTCCTGACGGTGTTCCGGATATCGCAGTCGAAGCCGTAACCTCTGTTCTCAAAGCTATTGGCTCTGACAACAACGATATTGCTGACTGGACTCCTAACCCCTTCAAGGGCTGGAATGACGAGAATAACTTGAGCGCCGAATCTGAGCGACTCACTCTCgtcgatggtggtgaagaCCTCCAGAACATCCCTTACTATCCTCACATCCGAAAAGATCGTGAGGTCGATGTCGTCTTCTCCTTCGACTCCTCCGCCGATACCGATTACGGCTGGCCCAACGGCGCATCTCCCATCGCCACCTACGAGCGCTCTCTCACCAACATCTCAGAGGGCTCATCATTCCCATCCGTCCCCGGCAAGAACACATTCCTCAACCTGGGCCTCAACACCCGCCCGACTTTCTTCGGCTGCAACGCAACCAACATGACCGACCCCTCACCCCTCATCGTCTACATCCCCAACTACCCATATGTCTACTCCTCCAACATCTCCACCTTCCAAATGAGCATCAACACCTCCGAGCTCTCCGCCATCATCGAGAACGGCTACGCCGTAGCTACCATGCTAAACGGCACGCGCGACAAGGACTGGCCCGTCTGCGTTGGTTGCGCAATGCTCTCTCGCAGTTTCGACCGTACAAACACCACTGTTCCTGATAAGTGTCAGGAATGCTTCACGAATTACTGCTGGAACGGAACTCTTGATGAGAGAGAGCCCAGCGAGTATAACCCTACTTTCATCGGCGAGCAGATCGAGGTGGAAAGCTCAGCGTCAAAGGCCAGCAGCGCTTTTATCGCTATTGCAGCTATTGCAGGATTTATGCTCGCCATTTAA
- a CDS encoding oxidoreductase (At least one base has a quality score < 10) has protein sequence MSGKTSNVGVVGYGMSAKIFHIPFLTQTPQFKLHAVVQRSPKEGNSAPADYPDIKHYTDYKDLFADSAVDLVVISTPPNNHFELTKAALEAGKHVLTEKPFVPTSAEADKLIEIAKKNGKLLIVYQNRRWDADFVTLKKIISEGTLGRIIQFDNHFDRYRLVPSKNWKLDLPLSQGGSALYDLGTHLIDQAYVLFGKPQFVHGRLLSQREGKFDFENPDGVSAELTYPDGLLVNIRISVLSAELEQPRFWVRGTKGSFRKLGLDTQEDALKAGAKATDADFGKEDPARYKLVVVDDNEKAKEQTISSIETPTYKAFYAQLGKAVESGKEEDVPVKASEARDVLQIIEGVFESAKTGKDVTFA, from the exons ATGAGCGGAAAGACATCCAACGTCGGTGTCGTGGGTTATGG CATGTCTGCCAAAATCTTCCACATCCCCTTCCTCACTCAAACTCCCCAATTCAAACTCCACGCAGTCGTTCAACGTTCCCCCAAAGAGGGCAACTCAGCACCTGCTGACTACCCCGATATTAAGCACTACACAGACTACAAGGATCTCTTCGCCGACTCTGCAGTCGATCTTGTAGTCATCAGCACTCCTCCCAACAACCACTTTGAGCTCACAAAGGCTGCTCTCGAGGCTGGAAAGCATGTCTTGACTGAGAAGCCTTTTGTTCCTACTTCTGCTGAGGCTGATAAGCTTATTGAGATTGCCAAGAAGAACGGAAAGCTCCTTATTGTTTATCAGAACAGACGATGGGATGCTGACTTTGTTACTCTTAAGAAGATTATCTCTGAGGGAACTCTTGGTCGTATCATTCAGTTCGATAACCACTTTGATCGTTATCGTCTTGTGCCCTCTAAGAACTGGAAGTTAGACCTCCCCCTTTCCCAAGGCGGCAGCGCTCTTTACGATCTGGGAACTCATCTCATTGATCAAGCCTACGTTCTCTTCGGCAAGCCCCAGTTCGTCCACGGCCGTCTTCTTTCTCAACGCGAGGGCAAGTTCGACTTTGAGAACCCAGACGGTGTCTCAGCAGAACTTACCTACCCCGACGGTctcctcgtcaacatccGCATCAGCGTTCTCAGCGCCGAACTCGAGCAGCCTCGCTTCTGGGTCCGTGGCACAAAGGGAAGTTTCCGCAAGCTCGGTCTCGACACACAAGAGGATGCACTCAAGGCTGGTGCGAAAGCTACTGATGCGGACTTTGGAAAGGAGGATCCTGCTCGGTATAAGCTGGTTGTCGTTGATGATAACGAGAAGGCTAAGGAGCAGACTATCTCGTCTATTGAGACACCTACCTACAAGGCTTTCTATGCTCAGCTTGGTAAGGCTGTTGAGAGTgggaaggaggaagatgttCCTGTGAAGGCATCTGAGGCGAGGGATGTTTTGCAGATCATTGAGGGTGTTTTTGAGAGTGCCAAGACTGGCAAGGATGTCACCTTTGCTTAG